The genomic segment TATGCAACCCTTGTCGGCCATGGAAATATCCGGGCGTGTGTCGCAGGTTACAGTAAACGAAGCCTCGAACGGGCTGAAAAGCAGAGGATAAGGGCGCTCCTGAGGAAATCGCTGGATGAAGGCGCAATCGGTCTCTCTACCGGCCTCATTTATCCTCCCGGTGTGTATTCGGAAACGGAGGAACTGGTTGATCTTGCCAAATGCTGCAAGGCGCTTATATACACTTCCCACATGAGGAGTGAGAGCGACAGGCTTCTTGAATCGATAGAAGAACTTATAGGAATTGCCAGAGAGGCAGGGATCAGGGGCCACGTCTCACATATCAAAACAAGCGGACAGAAGAACTGGCACAAGATTGACAGCGCGCTCTCAATGATTGAAAACGCGCAACAGGAAGGAATACGTCTTACGTGCGACAGGTATCCCTATACAGCCGCCTCTACTGACCTTGACACCGTTCTGCCGTCATGGGTGTACGAAGGAGGTGCGGACAAAGAGATAAGGCAGCTGAAAAAGGCTGAGGTCAGGAGCAGGATTCGGAGTGAAATACTGAAGGAGCATGGTGGAACAGGATACTGGGAGACCATCTGCATTGCGACTGTCGCACAGGAAAGAAACCGCTGGATGGAGGGGAAAACCCTTGCGTACATCGCAGAGCGAAAAAAGGCTCATCCTGTTGATGTCCTCATGCACCTGCTGATCGAAGAAAAACTCAGAGTCAGTGCGATTTTCTTGTCGATGAATGAACAGAATCTGAGAAGATTTCTCTCGCTGCCGTACTGCATGATAGGGACTGACAGTTCAGCCCGCTCTGCGGGCGGGGTAACCAGGATCGGCAAGCCTCATCCAAGGGGATTTGGAAGCTTCCCGAGGTTTATCGGAGAGTATGTCCGGGAGCATTCTGTCGCGACTCTGAGTGGGGCGGTGCAAAGAATAACCGCGCTTCCTGCGAATACCTTCGGGATTTTTCAGAGGGGAGTACTGAGGGAAGGCGCATTTGCGGATATTGTCATATTTGATTATAAACAGATAAAGGACCGTGCGACATTTGACAAACCTTATCTGAAACCGGAGGGGATTCATTATGTCTTCGTCAACGGCGTCCCTGCTGTTTGGGAGGGAAGGTTGACAGGCAGAAGGGGAGGAAGGGTGCTCAGGCATGGAGGACATAAGGCAACCGAAAGGAAACACTGAGAGAAGACGGAGAAATGCACAGACCTGTTATCGGAATCACTACAGACATTGAAGAACAGCAGGTACAACTGAACCTGACATACTGCGGCGCGGTCACCGCGGCGGGTGGCATTCCTGTGTTGATACCCGCGGCTGGTGACCCAAGGGATTATGCTGACAGAATCCAGGGTCTTATGATCCCCGGAGGGAAGGATCTTGACCCTGCCTACTATGGTGAAAAAGCGCTGCCGGAAGTGAATCTGGTCTCAAGAATACGGAGCGATTATGAAATTGCTCTTTTAGGGGAAATGACGGGACTCTGCAAACCCGTCATGGGGATATGTTACGGCATGCAGCTTATCAATGTTTTTTTCAACGGATCGCTCTATCAGGATATCGGTGTCCAGCTTCGGGTAGCAATTAATCATAAAAAGGATTATCATACAGTAGTGATAACAGAAAACAGATTTCTGAGGAAAGGCACGTTTTCTGTGAACAGTACCCATCACCAGGCCATCAGGCATCTTGGGGAAAGTCTTGCCGTCTTCGCACAATCGGAAGATGAGATAATTGAAGGTTTTTACAAGGAAGATTATGCTTTTCTTGTCGGTGTGCAGTGGCATCCCGAACGGATGCCGGACGATGAGCTTTCCGTCGCGCTGTTTCATGCGTTCATTAAGGCATCCGGTGCTTTCCGGCAGGTTTCATGATTGGACCATTGGTCCTGGCTCTTTTTGTTTCGGTATTTGAACTGTTTAGACACACGGAAGGAGGAGAAAATGCTTAACAGAGAGGAACTGAAGGACATTGCAAAAATGCGTGGAGACGGGGCGTTTTTTGTGAGTGTGTTTCTGAATGTCAATCCCATGACAAGTGTCAAGAACAACTTTGAGATACATCTCAAGAGCATGATAAAGAAGACATCAGGGGAGCTGGATAAAGCGGTTCTGAAAAAAGTAAGCAGTGATTTTGAGAAGATCGAGTCATATGTGCTGACCAATAAAAGGATGTTCAAAAAAGGAATTGCCATCATCTGTTCACAGGAGAAGGAATTCTGGAAGGAGTATCATCTCTCTGTGCCTCTGAAAAATGATCTCATTGTTGACAATACCCCGTATATCAAGCCTCTCATAGGGGTTCTTGACAACTATCAGCGTTACGCAATAATGCTCGTCGGAAAGGATCTGGCACGGCTTTTCCTCGTTCATCTTGGTGAGATCGAGGAGTATTCAGAGGTGCATTCTGAGGATGTTCCCGGAAAACACAAGAAAGGCGGATGGTTCGCGCTTGCGGAAAAAAGCTATGAAAGGCATATTGATTACCATGTCGGCCTTCATCTGAAGGATGTTGTCAGGAAACTTGACGCATTCCTTTCGGGAGAATATGTGGGACGCCTGATTATCGGGGGATCAGAAGAAGCTGTGGTGAGAGTAAAGGATATGCTCCCCCAGACCGTCGCGGATAAAGTTATAGGGACGTTTCAGGCGGAGATGATCGCGAACAATAACGGAGTGCTCGAAAAAGTACAGCCGATTCTCCGGGCATTTGAGGAAAAAGAAGATACAGATACCGTAAGCGATCTGCTGACGAGGTCGATGAAAAAGGAAAATGCTGTCATTGGCATAGAAGACGTGCTGAATGCCTTGCAGGAAGGCCGCGTCATGAAGCTTGTCTTTTTAAAGGATTTCAAGAGGTCGGGTCTTTCGTGCAGGAAATGCGGATATCTTACCGTGCAGAATATCACACAATGCCCTTACTGCAAGGGAGACATAAAGAAAGTGAAGTACATCGTGGATCTCATCGCGCAGAAGGCAGTGGAACAGGGCGCGCTTATTAAAGTCCTCTCAGAAAATGTGCAACTGAAAGAAGCAGGGAACATCGGTTCTCTTCTGAGGTTCTGAGAGGGGAGTTCCCTGTTTATCTGAACACTGTCAGGATATGACCTTCTCAGTTTTGACCGCTATTTCATGAGCAGGAAGTACCCGAAGATCGGTCCCGGCAGCATATACAGGCTGACCGGTTGTCTGATAGTGGTATTTTCCCTCCTTGCGTGTTCACCGCAGAACAGGATCGAGGGGTATGTATACTACAGACTGAATACCAATCCCACGACACTCGATCCGGCATTCATCGTTGACGTAACCGGAGGCGCTATTTCTGCAAAGCTGTTCAATGGACTTGTCAGAATCGATGATGACCTCAGTATCAGGCCTGACATTGCGGAACGATGGGATGTGTCGAAAGACGGGCTCACCTACACCTTCCATCTCAGGAAGGGGGTATCATTTTCACACGGACGCCAAGTCAGGGCGGACGATTTCAAGTACTCCTTCGAACGGATACTGAATCCGGAAAAGCCGACACCAAATACATGGGTACTTGAGAGGATTCTTGGTGCCGGTGAGTTCATGAAAGGGAATGCCCGTGACGTCATCGGCATAAGGGTGCTGGATGATTTTACCCTCGAAATATGTCTTCGCACGCCGTTTTCTCCGTTTCTCAGCCTCCTTACCATGACAGCTGCATATGTTGTCCCCCGCGAGATAATCGAGCAGAAGGGGTATGATTTTTCAGGCCACCCGGTCGGAACAGGGCCGTTTGTCATAGACGAATGGATGCCGAACAGGGAAATCAGGCTGATAAAGCGGGACGATTATTTCGACATGCCTGCAAAGGTTTCAGGGATACTTTACCGGATTGTTCCCGAGGACCTGACCGCGGTGACAGAGTTTGATCTTGGCAATATCGACGTCCTCAGCATCCCTGCTTCCGAGTATGCAAGATACAGAAATGATCCCTCAAAACAGGACCTTATCTCTCACATGCGTGGATTGAATACTTATTATGTCGGTCTTAACTGTGCGAAACCTCCTTTTGACAACCCCGTTCTCAGAAAAGCGGTGGCGCATGCAATTGACAGACGGAAAATACTGAATTCCATTTATGAAGGCCGCGGAAGACTGGCGTCAGGGCCACTGCCTGATGATCTGAGAGCCTGGGATATTTCGTATCC from the Nitrospirota bacterium genome contains:
- a CDS encoding D-aminoacylase, whose protein sequence is MKKSPEILIQGGMVCDGTGSEPFEADIGISGERIILIDRSGRRKKKASGASVRVVEARDMTVTPGFIDTHAHSEFTLLADPRAEGKICQGITTEINGNCGLSAAPMSGEALKQREEDLRGYDIRERWGTFGEYFGLLEKRNISMNYATLVGHGNIRACVAGYSKRSLERAEKQRIRALLRKSLDEGAIGLSTGLIYPPGVYSETEELVDLAKCCKALIYTSHMRSESDRLLESIEELIGIAREAGIRGHVSHIKTSGQKNWHKIDSALSMIENAQQEGIRLTCDRYPYTAASTDLDTVLPSWVYEGGADKEIRQLKKAEVRSRIRSEILKEHGGTGYWETICIATVAQERNRWMEGKTLAYIAERKKAHPVDVLMHLLIEEKLRVSAIFLSMNEQNLRRFLSLPYCMIGTDSSARSAGGVTRIGKPHPRGFGSFPRFIGEYVREHSVATLSGAVQRITALPANTFGIFQRGVLREGAFADIVIFDYKQIKDRATFDKPYLKPEGIHYVFVNGVPAVWEGRLTGRRGGRVLRHGGHKATERKH
- a CDS encoding gamma-glutamyl-gamma-aminobutyrate hydrolase family protein (Members of this family of hydrolases with an active site Cys residue belong to MEROPS family C26.), translated to MHRPVIGITTDIEEQQVQLNLTYCGAVTAAGGIPVLIPAAGDPRDYADRIQGLMIPGGKDLDPAYYGEKALPEVNLVSRIRSDYEIALLGEMTGLCKPVMGICYGMQLINVFFNGSLYQDIGVQLRVAINHKKDYHTVVITENRFLRKGTFSVNSTHHQAIRHLGESLAVFAQSEDEIIEGFYKEDYAFLVGVQWHPERMPDDELSVALFHAFIKASGAFRQVS
- a CDS encoding ABC transporter substrate-binding protein, whose product is MSRKYPKIGPGSIYRLTGCLIVVFSLLACSPQNRIEGYVYYRLNTNPTTLDPAFIVDVTGGAISAKLFNGLVRIDDDLSIRPDIAERWDVSKDGLTYTFHLRKGVSFSHGRQVRADDFKYSFERILNPEKPTPNTWVLERILGAGEFMKGNARDVIGIRVLDDFTLEICLRTPFSPFLSLLTMTAAYVVPREIIEQKGYDFSGHPVGTGPFVIDEWMPNREIRLIKRDDYFDMPAKVSGILYRIVPEDLTAVTEFDLGNIDVLSIPASEYARYRNDPSKQDLISHMRGLNTYYVGLNCAKPPFDNPVLRKAVAHAIDRRKILNSIYEGRGRLASGPLPDDLRAWDISYPYEYNPQRARELIQKEGAIGRGIKFYVTADQEIVDIAEVIQSYIGAAGLNVTITQLEWSAYKEAVNKGDPDIFYLSWWADYPDPENFLFPLFHSSNHGPAGNRTRYTNTAVDSLIERGQHTRDTRKRNLYYRRAEEMIVADAPWVCLWHRNDYTIRQPWIAHYRIYPVYSMDKGTELAAIPRSVKREARN